In Cryptomeria japonica chromosome 10, Sugi_1.0, whole genome shotgun sequence, a genomic segment contains:
- the LOC131050728 gene encoding polygalacturonase → MTLYMFMFMFILVVFSSNMPGVCSVRLLGSLNHNTHNIFNVLKYGAKADGQTDDSTAFLAAWNAACSSTGSPVVYVPKMTFLINPAIFQGPCHSNKITMQVAGKLIASTDNSLWSEKSINYWLHFMNVIGLTIEGSGILDGRGASWWTEVNGKKTNQIGPTTLRFTGTMNTIVRKITSVNSKQFHINFDTCNYVEVEGVTINAPGDSPNTDGIHLGQSSNVQIRNIIVGTGDDCISIGPGSFNVNIEGVICGPGHGISIGSLGEDNALAAVKNITVSGVSFHDTQNGVRIKTWQGGNGFATDITFQNVKMDNVQNPVIIDQYYSPYGSPTKGDSNVKISNVLYQNITGTSASNAAIAFECSQSVPCEGIKVDHINLSCNDGKTNAQFLCRNAHVTAVDAGAVSPTPCL, encoded by the exons ATGACGCTGTATATGTTCATGTTCATGTTTATTCTTGTTGTGTTCTCATCCAATATGCCCGGTGTATGTTCTGTCAGACTCTTGGGCAGCCTGAACCATAATACACATAATATATTTAATGTTCTTAAGTACGGTGCAAAAGCTGACGGACAAACAGATGATAGCACG GCCTTTCTAGCAGCTTGGAATGCTGCCTGTTCTTCAACTGGGTCACCAGTTGTATATGTCCCAAAGATGACGTTTCTGATCAATCCAGCTATCTTTCAAGGGCCATGTCATAGTAACAAGATTACAATGCAG GTAGCTGGGAAGCTTATTGCTTCAACAGATAATAGCTTGTGGAGTGAAAAGAGCATAAATTATTGGCTGCATTTCATGAATGTGATTGGCTTAACAATTGAAGGTAGCGGAATTTTAGATGGACGAGGAGCTTCTTGGTGGACAGAGGTGAATGGAAAG AAGACAAATCAGATTGGACCCACG ACATTGAGATTTACAGGCACCATGAATACCATAGTTAGAAAGATCACTTCAGTCAACAGCAAACAGTTTCATATAAACTTCGATACCTGCAATTATGTTGAGGTTGAAGGTGTGACTATTAACGCTCCGGGTGACAGTCCTAATACTGATGGAATTCATTTGGGACAGTCTTCCAATGTTCAAATTAGAAACATCATTGTAGGAACAG GAGACGACTGTATTTCTATTGGACCAGGATCCTTCAATGTCAACATTGAAGGGGTTATATGTGGGCCAGGACATGGAATCAG TATTGGAAGTCTTGGTGAAGATAACGCCCTTGCTGCTGTAAAGAACATAACAGTAAGTGGAGTTTCTTTTCATGACACACAGAATGGAGTAAGGATCAAAACTTGGCAAGGAGGGAATGGTTTTGCAACTGATATAACATTTCAAAATGTAAAAATGGATAACGTACAAAACCCTGTTATAATTGACCAATATTATTCTCCATATGGAAGTCCTACAAAG GGTGATTCTAATGTGAAGATCAGTAATGTCCTATACCAGAACATAACTGGAACATCGGCTTCAAATGCTGCAATTGCTTTTGAATGCAGCCAAAGTGTGCCTTGTGAAGGAATCAAAGTAGACCATATAAACTTGAGCTGTAACGATGGAAAAACAAATGCTCAATTTTTGTGTAGGAATGCACACGTGACTGCAGTTGATGCTGGGGCTGTAAGCCCAACTCCCTGCCTCTAA